A section of the Leptotrichia sp. HSP-342 genome encodes:
- the kdsB gene encoding 3-deoxy-manno-octulosonate cytidylyltransferase → MKILGVIPARYASSRFEGKPLKDICGHTMIEWVYKRAKNADIDEIVVATDDERIFEAVKKFSGNVVMTAENHQNGTSRIIEVINKNEYKNYDFIINIQGDEPLIDIESINILANNYRDEKSEIVTLKQEMKTQNEIENPNHVKVITDFNDNAIYFSRSVIPYERDKNNSENIRYFRHIGIYGYTAKFLNELKNLRDGVLEKIESLEQLRFIENGYKIKVLETDSNVIGVDTEEDLKEVVKFIEKKGIKLES, encoded by the coding sequence ATGAAAATATTGGGAGTTATACCAGCAAGATATGCATCTAGCAGGTTTGAGGGGAAACCACTCAAGGATATTTGCGGGCATACTATGATTGAATGGGTTTACAAAAGAGCAAAAAATGCTGATATTGATGAGATTGTTGTGGCTACTGATGATGAGAGAATTTTTGAGGCAGTAAAAAAATTTAGCGGGAATGTGGTTATGACAGCTGAAAATCATCAGAATGGAACTTCCAGAATAATAGAAGTTATTAATAAAAATGAATACAAAAACTACGATTTTATTATAAATATTCAGGGAGATGAGCCATTAATTGACATTGAATCGATTAATATTCTGGCAAATAACTATAGAGATGAAAAATCGGAAATTGTTACATTGAAGCAGGAAATGAAAACTCAAAATGAAATTGAAAATCCGAATCACGTAAAGGTAATTACAGACTTTAATGACAATGCCATTTATTTTAGCCGTTCAGTAATTCCATACGAACGTGATAAAAATAATAGTGAAAATATAAGATATTTCAGGCATATTGGAATTTATGGATATACAGCAAAATTTTTAAATGAACTGAAAAATCTAAGAGACGGCGTTTTGGAAAAGATAGAGTCGCTTGAGCAATTGAGGTTTATTGAAAATGGATATAAAATAAAGGTTTTGGAAACTGATTCAAACGTAATAGGTGTGGATACAGAAGAAGATTTGAAGGAAGTTGTTAAATTTATAGAAAAAAAGGGAATAAAACTGGAAAGCTGA
- a CDS encoding alpha-amylase → MENGVMIQYFEWKLPNDGKHWQRLKEDARHLSEIGVSGVWIPPAYKGTSQADVGYGAYDLWDLGEFDQKGTVRTKYGTKQELIEAIEELHKYNINVYLDTVLNHKGGADETENFLAIEVDPEDRTVEITEPFEIEGWTKFTFPGRNDKYSAFKWNYNLFDGVDFDNKTGKTAIYKIVGENKDWDEGVDSELGNYDYLMNADIDFSHPEVREEVIRWGKWVVNELKIDGFRMDAVKHIKDEFIAEFLTQVRAAYGEKFYSVGEYWRNDLEKLKEYLDNVGYKTDLFDVGLHFNMYDASKKKKDYDLREIFEHTIVATNPMAAVTFVDNHDSQKGSALESQVEDWFIPHSYAIILLSKDGYPCLFYGDYYGVGGEKSPHQWIIDKLLEVRRIHAYGEQINYLDNPNVIAIQRTGRDEWTGCVAVLSNSEEEEEIQIELGRERVGEVWQEVTGSGYEDITIDEEGNANFKVEPEKISVWIRKS, encoded by the coding sequence ATGGAAAATGGAGTAATGATACAGTATTTTGAGTGGAAATTACCAAATGATGGAAAACATTGGCAAAGATTAAAGGAAGATGCAAGGCACCTAAGTGAAATTGGAGTAAGTGGAGTATGGATTCCACCAGCATATAAAGGAACTTCACAAGCAGATGTCGGTTATGGTGCTTATGATTTATGGGACTTGGGGGAATTTGACCAGAAAGGAACTGTCAGAACGAAATATGGTACAAAGCAGGAACTGATTGAAGCAATAGAAGAACTTCATAAATACAATATAAATGTGTATTTGGATACTGTCTTGAATCATAAGGGCGGAGCTGATGAAACAGAGAATTTTTTGGCAATAGAAGTTGATCCTGAAGACAGAACCGTGGAAATAACCGAGCCTTTTGAAATAGAAGGCTGGACAAAATTTACTTTTCCTGGAAGAAATGATAAATACTCTGCATTCAAGTGGAATTATAATCTTTTCGATGGAGTAGATTTTGATAATAAAACTGGTAAAACTGCAATTTATAAAATTGTTGGGGAAAACAAGGACTGGGATGAGGGAGTTGACTCTGAACTTGGGAATTATGATTATCTGATGAATGCCGATATTGATTTTTCACATCCTGAAGTACGTGAGGAAGTAATCCGTTGGGGAAAATGGGTTGTAAATGAATTAAAAATTGATGGATTCAGGATGGATGCGGTAAAACACATAAAAGATGAGTTTATAGCTGAATTTTTGACACAAGTAAGAGCAGCTTACGGAGAAAAATTTTATTCTGTTGGAGAATACTGGCGAAATGACTTAGAAAAATTGAAGGAATATTTGGATAATGTTGGTTATAAAACCGATTTGTTTGATGTTGGACTACACTTTAATATGTATGATGCTTCTAAAAAGAAAAAGGATTATGATTTAAGAGAAATTTTTGAACATACAATAGTGGCAACAAACCCGATGGCAGCGGTAACATTTGTGGATAATCATGATTCTCAAAAAGGAAGTGCTTTAGAATCACAAGTGGAAGACTGGTTTATTCCCCATTCATATGCTATAATATTATTATCAAAAGATGGCTATCCATGCCTGTTTTATGGCGATTACTACGGAGTGGGAGGAGAAAAAAGCCCGCATCAATGGATAATTGACAAACTTCTGGAAGTACGAAGAATACATGCTTATGGAGAACAAATAAATTATCTGGATAATCCAAATGTAATTGCAATTCAAAGAACGGGAAGAGATGAATGGACTGGATGTGTAGCCGTACTTTCAAATTCTGAAGAGGAAGAAGAAATACAAATTGAGCTTGGAAGAGAAAGAGTAGGAGAAGTTTGGCAGGAAGTTACAGGTAGTGGGTATGAAGACATTACAATAGATGAGGAAGGAAATGCCAATTTTAAAGTTGAACCTGAAAAAATTTCTGTGTGGATACGTAAAAGTTAA
- the proB gene encoding glutamate 5-kinase, whose product MKNSNTREKILENIQRIVVKVGTSTLTTEDGHLDIEKIKKIVLELSNLQDKGYDVILVTSGAVGAGMGLLNISEKPKTLAEKQMLSAVGQVSLMQIYQTLFKEHNKIIGQLLLTKEEFSNRKRYLNMRNVCNAFLKRKIIPIINENDAIVSNALKIKVGDNDTMSALVSGLIDADLLIILSDIDGLYNKNPRKYEDANLINMVGDISEDIKQMAGTEGSKFGTGGMITKIIAAEMVTKIGINLVIASGDDPGNITRIVEKENIGTLFVKKNKKISLRKYWLAYGTNKEGVLIIDDGAKLALKNGKSLLSVGIKHIEGIFDKGAVIEIEDLEKNIIATGISNYSSEEIDLIKGEKSENIEEILGYKYDDAVIHIDNVVMRK is encoded by the coding sequence ATGAAAAATAGTAATACAAGAGAAAAAATCTTGGAAAATATACAGAGGATAGTCGTAAAAGTTGGAACTTCTACACTTACGACTGAAGATGGACATTTAGATATTGAAAAAATAAAGAAAATTGTGCTGGAACTAAGTAATTTACAAGATAAAGGATATGATGTAATACTTGTAACTTCTGGTGCAGTTGGAGCTGGAATGGGACTGCTTAATATAAGTGAAAAGCCTAAAACTTTGGCAGAAAAACAGATGCTGTCAGCAGTTGGACAAGTTTCACTTATGCAAATTTATCAAACTCTTTTTAAAGAGCATAACAAGATAATCGGGCAACTATTGTTGACAAAAGAGGAATTTTCAAATAGAAAAAGGTACTTGAATATGAGAAATGTTTGTAATGCTTTTTTGAAAAGAAAAATTATTCCAATTATAAATGAAAATGATGCAATTGTATCTAATGCTTTGAAAATCAAGGTTGGAGACAATGATACGATGTCAGCACTTGTTTCAGGATTGATTGATGCAGATTTATTAATTATTTTGTCAGATATTGATGGACTTTATAACAAAAATCCTCGAAAATATGAAGATGCGAACCTGATTAATATGGTTGGGGATATTAGTGAAGATATAAAACAGATGGCAGGAACTGAAGGCTCAAAATTTGGTACTGGTGGAATGATAACAAAAATTATTGCTGCGGAAATGGTAACAAAAATAGGTATAAATCTAGTAATTGCTAGTGGAGACGATCCAGGAAATATTACTAGGATTGTGGAAAAGGAAAATATAGGTACACTTTTTGTAAAAAAGAATAAAAAAATTAGTCTCAGGAAATACTGGCTTGCTTATGGAACGAACAAAGAAGGGGTATTAATTATTGATGATGGAGCAAAGTTAGCCCTAAAAAATGGAAAAAGCTTATTATCTGTAGGAATAAAACATATAGAAGGAATCTTTGACAAGGGGGCTGTAATTGAAATAGAAGATTTAGAAAAAAATATTATTGCAACAGGAATTTCAAATTATTCATCAGAAGAGATAGACTTGATAAAAGGGGAAAAAAGTGAAAATATAGAAGAAATCTTAGGATATAAATATGACGATGCTGTGATTCATATTGACAATGTTGTTATGAGAAAATAA
- a CDS encoding glutamate-5-semialdehyde dehydrogenase, translating into MNYIEELGKKAKAASRKLLKIGTKTKNDVLFAIAEELINKKEEIKAANKIDMENGKKNGMAFSLLDRMELTDSRIEGMAQSLREMAMFPDPIGEVITGWNHKNGMNIVKKRVPLGVIGMIYESRPNVTVDAAGLAIKSSNAIILRGSEDALNSNIYLNNLLNRVADAHGLPKNTVQLVEKPERELVKDLIRADKYIDVIIPRGGKGLKRFIIENATISMIETGAGICHIFVDETADIKQALPIIENAKVQRPSVCNAIETTLIHENIAKAILPELTEMLLKDGVELRYNKEALEIVGNRKDVKLATEEDFGAEYLDLIMSLKLVKNIDEAIEYINNHGTHHSDSILTKSIENAEKFLNEVDSANVYLNASTRFSDGGEFGFGGEIGISTQKLHARGPMGIRELTTTKYVIRGEGQIRE; encoded by the coding sequence ATGAATTATATAGAAGAACTTGGAAAAAAAGCAAAAGCCGCTTCAAGGAAACTTTTGAAAATTGGAACAAAAACTAAAAATGACGTATTATTTGCAATAGCAGAGGAACTGATAAATAAAAAAGAAGAAATAAAGGCTGCGAATAAAATAGATATGGAAAATGGTAAGAAAAATGGAATGGCATTTTCCTTGCTGGATAGAATGGAGCTTACAGACAGCAGAATTGAAGGAATGGCTCAAAGTCTGCGTGAAATGGCTATGTTTCCAGATCCAATTGGAGAAGTTATTACAGGATGGAACCATAAAAATGGAATGAATATTGTAAAAAAAAGAGTTCCGCTTGGAGTAATCGGAATGATTTACGAATCTCGTCCAAACGTTACAGTAGATGCGGCAGGACTTGCAATAAAATCTTCAAATGCGATAATTTTACGTGGGTCAGAAGATGCCCTGAATTCAAATATTTATTTGAATAATTTATTAAATAGAGTTGCAGATGCTCACGGATTGCCAAAAAATACAGTTCAGCTTGTAGAAAAGCCAGAAAGGGAACTTGTGAAGGACTTAATCCGTGCAGACAAGTATATTGATGTAATTATCCCAAGAGGGGGAAAAGGATTAAAAAGATTTATCATAGAAAACGCAACAATTTCAATGATAGAAACAGGTGCAGGAATCTGTCACATATTTGTAGACGAAACAGCCGATATAAAGCAGGCATTACCAATTATCGAAAATGCCAAAGTACAGCGTCCAAGTGTATGTAATGCTATCGAAACAACACTTATTCACGAGAACATTGCAAAAGCAATCTTGCCAGAATTAACAGAAATGCTTTTAAAAGATGGTGTAGAGCTAAGGTACAACAAAGAAGCATTAGAAATTGTTGGAAACAGAAAAGATGTAAAATTGGCAACAGAAGAAGATTTTGGGGCTGAATATCTAGATTTAATAATGTCACTAAAATTAGTTAAAAACATAGATGAAGCAATTGAATATATAAATAATCATGGAACGCACCATTCCGACTCAATCTTGACAAAATCTATAGAAAATGCTGAAAAATTCCTAAACGAAGTAGATTCAGCGAACGTTTATTTAAATGCTTCTACAAGATTTTCCGACGGAGGAGAATTCGGTTTTGGTGGAGAAATCGGAATTTCCACGCAAAAACTTCACGCTCGTGGGCCTATGGGAATAAGAGAGCTGACTACGACGAAATATGTGATTAGAGGAGAAGGGCAGATAAGGGAATAG
- a CDS encoding tetratricopeptide repeat protein, which produces MEKGNILAINNLGVLYDRNKNYKKAREYYLMAINKKCSFAYNNLGNLYEDIYQDYEKAKELYSKCFKETKNTEALICKQNFIQIIIVMMRKRKNIWKKQ; this is translated from the coding sequence ATGGAAAAAGGAAACATACTAGCAATAAATAATCTTGGAGTATTGTATGATAGAAATAAAAATTATAAAAAAGCTAGAGAATATTATTTGATGGCAATAAATAAAAAATGTAGTTTTGCATATAATAATTTGGGAAATTTATATGAGGATATTTATCAAGATTATGAAAAAGCTAAAGAATTATACAGCAAGTGTTTTAAAGAAACTAAAAATACAGAAGCATTAATATGCAAGCAAAACTTTATTCAAATTATTATAGTGATGATGAGAAAGCGAAAAAATATTTGGAAAAAGCAATGA
- a CDS encoding heavy-metal-associated domain-containing protein: MIKKLVEIEGMHCENCAKKVENVLYGLPEVESVEVNLSDKNAKIILNEEVDDLLIADVINSAGHYKVKDITEIS; this comes from the coding sequence ATGATTAAAAAACTTGTTGAAATAGAAGGGATGCACTGTGAAAACTGTGCTAAAAAAGTAGAAAATGTTTTATACGGACTGCCAGAAGTAGAAAGTGTAGAAGTAAACCTTTCTGATAAAAATGCAAAAATTATTTTAAATGAAGAAGTTGACGATTTGTTAATAGCAGATGTAATTAATAGTGCTGGGCATTATAAAGTGAAGGATATTACAGAAATTTCTTAA